The Pseudomonas moraviensis genome contains the following window.
CGCGCCCGTGCGCCGGAAGGCCTCGACCAGGCAATGGGCGAAGCCCGCGACGCCGGCGCGCATTACCTGCTCTACACACGTTTCGCCAAGGCAGACGACCGCATCGGCAACTCCGACGAGTGGCTGGATCAGGAAGCGGTGGATCGCCTCGGTATCGACGGCGGCGTGATTCAGATCATGTTGATCGAGACCAGCACCCAGTATTTGATTGATACTGCACGGATCAAGAGTCGTGGCGGTTTACTGACGTTCCATGACTCCAAACCCGAAGACCTCATCGGTCCGCCGCTGGCGCAGTACGCACGCAGCCTGCTGGGGATCGGCGACCAGTAATCAAGGAGTACGCCATGAGTGACCCGCAAACAGCCAATGACCTGCTGGGACAGATTCCCAAGACCAAAGGCCTGCCACCGGTGCATTTGTGGAACCCGGATTTCTGCGGCGACATCGACATGCGCATCGCCCGCGACGGCACCTGGTATTACCTGGGCACGCCGATCGGGCGCAAGCCGATGGTCAAACTGTTCTCCACCATCATCCGCCGCGACGGCGATGATTATTTCCTGATCACCCCGGTCGAGAAGGTCGGGATCAGGGTTGATGATGCGCCGTTCGTAGCGGTTGCCGTGGAAGTAGAAGGCGAGGGCGAGACGCAGCTTTTGCGCTTCACTACCAATGTCGAGGAAATCACCGAAGCGGGACCCGAGCATCCGATTCGCGTCGAGATTGATCCTGAGACCCAGGAGCCTGCGCCCTATGTGCATGTGCGCAGCAATCTGGAAGCGCTGATTCACCGCAATGTGTTTTATCAGCTGGTGGAACTGGCGGTGAGCCGCGAGATCGATGGTCAGCGCTGGCTCGGCGTGTGGAGCGGCGGCGAGTTCTTTCGCATCGGTCTCGAACCCTGAATAAATCCCCTGTAGGAGTGAGCCTGCTCGCGATGGCGGTATGACGGTCGATATTTGCATTGACTGGTACACCGCTATCGCGAGCAGGCTCACTCCTACATCTGTTTCGTGTTCCAGCGGAAAATCCCGGTTGACTGTTATTCGTATGATGATTAGCGTAGTCACCCATCGCGATTCGCCTTGAGGTGTCCATGTCCAGCAGCTTTCATGCGTCGACCGTTGACTGGCTGGGCAGCTGGATTGCCGCTGGCCAGGTCAAACCTGGGCAGACCATCAAGGTCGAAGCGGATCTGGGCGAGCAACTCGGTGTCAGCCGTACGGTGATTCGCGAAGCAATCAAAACCCTCGTCGCCAAAGGCATGCTCGAAGTCGGGCCGAAAGTCGGCACGCGGGTATTGCCGGTGCGGCGCTGGAATCTGTTCGATCCGCAAGTCGTAGGTTGGCTGTCGCGCAATGGCTTGCCGGAAAATTTCGTCGATGACTTGCTGGATTTGCGTCGCACCATTGAGCCGATGGCGGTGCGCTGGGCCTGTGAACGGGCGACCCCGGAGCAGATCGAAGCGGTGCAACTGGCCTTCAATGCGCTGGAGCGTGCGGTCGATAGTGGCATCGATTACAACCGCGCCGACCAGGCTTTCCACGAATGCATCCTGGCCGCCAGCCATAATCAGTTCATCGAACAAATGGTCCCGGCTCTCGGCGCGTTGCTGGCGGTGTCGTTCGAAGTCTCCGCCGCCGACCCCGATGAACTGCGTCGCACCTTGCCGATCCATAAAGACATGGCCGACGCCATCGCCGCACGGGATTCGACCCGTGGCGTGTGGGCGTGCATGACCTTGATCGACAATGCCGATCTGGCGATAAAACGCTTTTACCCGAAAGTCATGGCCGACCGGAAAGCCAGCTGAACACCGAGATCCCCTGTAGGAGTGAGCCTGCTCGCGATAGCGGTGGTTCACTACCAATGATGTCGACTGATACACCGCTATCGCGAGCAGGCTCACTCCTACAATGCGAACAACAAGAACATGAAGGATTCCAGATGACCTGCACCGCCCTGACCCAACACCGCGCGCTACTCGGCGAAGGCCCGTTCTGGGATGCGCCGACCCAGGCGTTGTACTGGGTCGACATCGCTGGCAAACAAGCATTGCGGCTGATTGGCCAGAACGTGCAGATCTGGCAAATGCCCGAGCACATCTCTGCCTTCATTCCCTGCGCCAGCGGCGATGCGCTGGTCACGTTGAGCAGCGGTGTCTATCGACTGGATCTCGAATCTCCCGGGCTCGAGCCACGCTTGACCCTGTTCTGCGTTGCCGACCCGCAACCGGGCAATCGGCCCAACGAAGCCCGCTGTGATGCGCTGGGCCGCTTGTGGCTCGGCACCATGCAGAACAACATCGGCGAGCACGGCGAGGATCTGCCGATCGTGCGGCGTTCCGGTGGCCTGTTCCGCGTCGATCCCGATCAGCGCGTCACGCCACTGCTGCTCGGTCTGGGCATTCCCAACACCCTGCTGTGGAGCGACGACGGCACCACGCTGCTGTTCGGCGAAAGTCTCGACAGCACGCTCAATCGATATTTCATCCGCACCGACGGCAGTCTCGATGCGCCACAGGTTTTCTATTCATCCGATCAGCACGGCGGCCCCGACGGCTCGGCCATGGATGCCGAAGGCTATGTGTGGAATGCGCGCTGGGACGGCAGTTGCCTGTTGCGCCTGACGCCGGACGGGCAAGTGGATCGCAGAATCGATCTGCCGGTCAGTCGCCCGACCAGTTGCGTATTCGGTGGTGAAGACCTGAAAACCTTGTACATCACCAGTGCAAAAAGTCCGCTCAATCATCCACTCGATGGTGCGGTGCTGAGCATGCGCGTCGATGTTGCAGGAAAACTCTGTACGCGTTTTGCCGGTTAAATCCCAAGATATGGGATGCAAAATTATATATTGAGATTATTTGCGGGTCGGGTTTATAGTCGGCTCCAGCAGTAACACGCACTCACACTTAAAAAGAACAAAACAGGTGAAGTGATGCAGCGAATTCTTGTCGCCCGCTTAGGCGGGATCCGCCTTTCGTCACGGCTCAATGCCGTTGGCGACGCTTGCCTGTTTCTTTTCCCAAGCCGTGAAAACCGGACATCGACCGATGCCCGGTTTTTTTGCGTCTGCGCGCGGGAGGCCTGAACCATGGGTGAAGCGCTCACATTGCCTGCCGTGCCGCCAACGCCAAAAGGCGAACGCCTGAAAAACAAGGTTGTGCTGCTGACTGGCGCCGCTCAGGGCATTGGCGAAGCGATCGTTGCCGCCTTTGCCTCACAGCAGGCCAGACTGCTGATCAGCGATATCCAGGCCGACAAGGTCGAGCAGGTCGCCGCCCATTGGCGTGCACAAGGCCATGACGTGCAGGCACTGAAGGTCGATGTGTCGAATCAGCAGGACCTGCATGCCCTTGCCAGACGCGCCGTGGAATTGCATGGCCGCATCGACGTGCTGGTCAACTGCGCCGGGGTCAATGTGTTCCGCGATCCGCTGCAGATGACCGAGGAAGACTGGCATCGTTGCTTCGCCATTGATCTGGATGGCGCCTGGTATGGCTGCAAAGCCGTGCTGCCGCAAATGATCGAGCAGGGCGTCGGCAGCATCATCAACATCGCCTCGACTCATTCCAGCCACATCATTCCTGGCTGCTTTCCGTACCCGGTGGCCAAGCACGGCTTGCTCGGCCTGACCCGCGCCCTCGGCATCGAATATGCGGCCAAAGGCATTCGCGTCAACGCGATCGCGCCGGGCTACATCGAAACCCAGCTGAACGTCGATTACTGGAACGGCTTTGCCGATCCGCACGCCGAGCGGCAGCGCGCCTTCGACCTGCACCCGCCCAAGCGCATCGGCCAGCCGCTCGAAGTGGCGATGACGGCAGTGTTTCTGGCCAGCGATGAAGCACCGTTCATCAACGCATCGTGCATCACCATCGATGGTGGTCGCTCGGTGATGTACCACGACTGAATAGAACGGATTTCCAGCGCTGAACTACGCTTGAAATCCAATCATCATACGATATGACTATTTTCAAATAGCTTCGCAGCAGTACGTGTCACGCCACCACACCTGTGGCGCGGGAGCTCGCTCTCGCTCGGCTGCGCAGCAGTCGTAAATTCGGGCTATGCGGTGTGTCTGATTGACCGAGGTAACCGGTTTTAGGGCCGCTTCGCAGCCCAGCGGGAGCAAGCTCCCTCGCCACAAGCTGTTTAATTTGCTCAAAAAAATAACAAGGAGTCATCTGATGAAACGTCGTTTCGGGATTCGTATCCTGTGCAGCACTGCCCTGGCGGTCACTGCGTTCAGCCTGAGCAGTGCGCTGCTCGCCGCCGACGCGGTGAAGATCGGTTTTCTGGTCAAGCAGGCCGAAGAACCGTGGTTCCAGACCGAATGGGCTTTTGCCGAAAAAGCCGCCAAGGACAAGGGCTTCGAACTGATCAAGATCGCTGTGCCCGATGGCGAAAAAACCCTTTCGGCCATCGACAGCCTGGCTGCCAACGGCGCCAAGGGTTTCGTGATTTGCCCGCCGGACGTGTCCCTCGGCCCGGCCATCATGGCCAAGGCCAAGATCAACGATCTGAAAGTGATTGCCGTCGACGACCGTTTCGTCGACGCCAACGGCAAATTCATGGAAGACGTGCCGTACCTGGGCATGGCCGCGTTCGAAGTCGGCCAGAAGCAGGGCGCCGCCATGGCTGCCGAAGCGAAAAAGCGTAACTGGGACTGGAAAGACACCTACGCGGTGGTCAATACCTACAACGAACTCGACACCGGCAAGAAACGCACCGATGGTTCGGTCGATGCGCTGAAGAAGGCCGGTATGCCAGAGGATCACATCCTCTTCGCCGCGCTGAAAACCCTCGACGTACCGGGCAGCATGGACGCCACCAACTCGGCGCTGGTGAAACTGCCGGGTGCGGCGAAAAACCTGATCATCGGCGGCATGAACGACAACACTGTGCTTGGCGGCGTGCGTGCTACCGAAGCGGCCGGGTTTGCCGCGAGCAACGTTATCGGCATCGGCATCAACGGCACCGACGCCATTGGCGAGTTGAAGAAACCTAACAGCGGTTTCTTCGGTTCGATGCTGCCTAGTCCGCACATCGAAGGCTACAAAACCGCCGAGATGATGTACGAGTGGATCACCGCCGGCAAAGAACCGCCGAAGTACACCGCCATGGATGACGTCACCCTGATCACCCGCGAAAACTTCAAGCAAGAGCTGGAAAAAATCGGCTTGTGGAACTGAGGCAGCGACGGCCCGGGCAGCCGGGCCGTTTTTCGGTGTGAAGAGGTGGCTTTATGCACGCGCAAGTACAGACACAAGAACAACAACATGGCGCCAGCGGCAGCCTGCGCTTCAACGGGATCGGCAAGACCTTTCCCGGGGTAAAGGCGCTCGATGGCATCAGCTTCGTCGCCCACCCCGGCCAGGTTCATGCCTTGATGGGCGAGAACGGTGCGGGCAAGTCGACGCTGCTGAAAATCCTCGGTGGCGCCTATATTCCGAGCAGCGGCGAACTGCAGATCGGCGAGCAGGCGATGGCGTTCAAGTCGACTGCCGACAGCATTGGCAGCGGTGTCGCGGTGATTCACCAGGAACTGCATCTGGTTCCGGAAATGACCGTGGCCGAGAACCTGTTTCTCGGTCATCTGCCGGCCAGTTTCGGTTTGATCAATCGCAGCGAACTGCGCCAGAAGGCCTTGAATTGCCTGAAAGGCCTGGCGGACGAAATCGATCCGCAAACCAAAGTCGGGCGCTTGTCGCTGGGCCAGCGCCAATTGGTCGAAATCGCCAAAGCGTTGTCTCGTGGTGCCCACGTCATCGCTTTCGACGAACCGACCAGCAGCCTCTCGGCGCGCGAGATCGATCGCTTGATGGCGATCATCGGGCGCCTGCGCGATGAGGGCAAAGTGGTGCTCTACGTGTCCCATCGCATGGAAGAAGTGTTCCGCATCTGCGACGCCGTGACGGTGTTCAAGGACGGCCGCTACGTGCGCACGTTTGAAGACATGAGCCAGTTGACCCACGATCAACTGGTGACCTGCATGGTCGGTCGCGACATTCAGGATATCTACGATTACCGCCATCGCCCCCGTGGCGCCGTGGCGTTGAAAGTCGACGGTTTACTTGGCCCGGGCCTGCGCGAGCCGATCAGTTTCGAAGCGCACAAGGGCGAGATCCTTGGCCTGTTCGGGCTGGTCGGGGCAGGGCGCACCGAGCTGTTTCGTCTGCTCAGTGGCCTGGAGCGCAACACCGCCGGACGCCTTGAATTGCGCGGCCATGAGCTGAAACTGCGTTCGCCCCGTGACGCGATTGCCGCCGGCATTCTGCTCTGCCCGGAAGACCGCAAGAAGGAAGGCATCATTCCGCTGGCCAGCGTCGCCGAGAATATCAACATCAGTGCTCGTGGTGCGCATTCCGGGCTTGGCTGCCTGATCCGTGGCCTGTGGGAAAAGGGCAACGCCGACAAGCAGATCAAGGCCCTGAAAGTGAAAACCCCGCACGCCGGCCAGCAGATCAAGTTCCTTTCCGGCGGCAACCAGCAGAAGGCCATTCTCGGCCGCTGGCTGTCGATGCCGATGAAGGTTTTGCTGCTCGACGAACCGACCCGTGGCATCGACATCGGCGCCAAGGCCGAGATCTACCAGATCATCCACAACCTCGCCGCCGACGGCATTTCGGTGATCGTGGTGTCCAGCGATCTGATGGAAGTGATGGGCATTTCCGACCGCATCCTGGTGCTGTGCGAAGGCGCCCTGCGCGGCGAAGTCAGCCGCGACCAGGCCAATGAATCCAACCTGCTGCAACTGGCTTTGCCACGCCACCGCGCTGACGGCGTGGCGAACTGAGAGGTGACTATGATGACTACCCAAAACGAAACCCTGCCGACCGAGCGCAAACCGCTGGACCTGCGGCGCTTCCTTGATGACTGGGTCATGCTGCTGGCGGCGATCGGCATCTTTGTCGCCTGCACGCTGCTGATCGACAACTTCCTCTCGCCGCTGAACATGCGCGGTCTGGGCCTGGCGATTTCCACCACCGGCATCGCCGCGTGCACCATGCTTTACTGCCTGGCGTCGGGACACTTCGACCTCTCGGTCGGTTCGGTGATTGCCTGTGCCGGCGTGGTCGCGGCGGTGGTGATGCGTGACACCAACAGCGTGTTTCTCGGGGTCAGTGCGGCGCTGGTGATGGGCCTGATCGTCGGGTTGATCAACGGCATCGTGATTGCCAAGTTGCGCGTCAATGCGTTGATCACGACGCTGGCGACCATGCAGATCGTTCGCGGTCTGGCTTATATCTTTGCCAACGGCAAAGCGGTCGGCGTCTCGCAGGAATCCTTCTTCGTCTTCGGTAACGGCCAGTTGTTCGGCGTGCCGGTGCCGATCCTGATCACCATTGTCTGCTTCCTGTTCTTCGGCTGGCTGCTGAACTACACCACCTACGGACGCAACACCATGGCCATCGGTGGCAACCAGGAAGCGGCGCTGTTGGCGGGCGTCAACGTCGACCGCACCAAGATCATCATCTTCGCCGTGCACGGTGTGATCGGCGCGCTGGCGGGGGTGATCCTGGCCTCGCGGATGACTTCCGGGCAGCCAATGATTGGTCAGGGTTTTGAACTGACGGTGATCTCGGCTTGCGTGCTGGGCGGGGTTTCGCTGAGCGGCGGCATCGGCATGATCCGCCATGTGATTGCCGGGGTGTTGATTCTGGCGATCATCGAGAACGCGATGAACCTGAAGAACATCGATACGTTTTATCAGTATGTAATTCGGGGTTCGATCCTGTTGTTGGCTGTGGTCATTGACCGCCTGAAACAACGCTAACGTCAAGAACTACCCTCACCCCAGCCCTCTCCCGGAGGGAGAGGGGGCCGACCGAGGTGTCTTGCGGTCTACATCGACCTGCAAGGTTGGGTCGATTGTGGATTCGCTAAAGCAATATCAGGCCGGCATACCTCTTGAGCATCCCCCATTCAGTCCCCTCTCCCTCCGGGAGAGGGCTAGGGTGAGGGTGCTTTTGACTTTCAACCTTCTGTCTCTTCCCCGAGATTTTCCTTGCTCGCCCGCACCCGTTTCGGTTATCAATTTGTACATGATTAGACAGGTACGATTCGACAAGAAACAAAGGGTGGTCGACGAGCTCGTCCGACGCATCGAAAGCGGCCTCATGGAGGACGGCTTTCTGTTGCCCGGCGAACATCAGTTGGCTCAAGAATTCCAGGTCAGCCGTGGCACCTTGCGTGAGGCGCTGGCCGAGCTGAAGCGGCGCAAGTACATCGCCACGCAAAGTGGGGTCGGTTCCATCGTGACCTTCGACGGTGTCGCGCTGGATCAGCGCAGCGGCTGGGCGCAGGCGCTGGCCGACAGCGGGGCGCTGATCAACACCGAAGTGTTGCGCCTCGAAGCCGTAACCCGACCTGATCTGCTGGTGCGTTTCGGCACCGATCAATTCATCACCCTCGACCGTCGCCGGCGCGCCACCGACGGTACGCTGGTGTCTCTGGAACGTGCATTGATGCCGGCCAACGGCGGCCTGGAAAGCCTGCCGCGTGTCGGTCTGATCGACAATTCTCTGACCATCACCCTGGCCGCCTACGGCTACATCGGCGAACGCGGCGATCAGTGGATCGGCGCCGAGCCGCTGAGTGCCGAAGACGCCGAGTTGCTCGGTCGCCCGGCCGGCACGGTGTTCCTCAAGGCGCTGCGCACCACCTACGACCGACAGAATCGTTTCATGGAGCAGGTCGAAAGTCTGCTCGATCCAGTGCACTTTCGTCTGCACCTGCAATTTGGAGAATCGAAATGACCGCGCTCAACCGTGCGCTCGGCGCTTTCTACGGTCTGGCCCTGGGTGATGCGCTGGGCATGCCGACGCAGTCGCTCGATCGTGAAACGATCAAAGCGCGCTTCGGACAGATCACTGATCTGCAGGATGCCGGTCCCTTGCAACCGATCGCTGCGAACATGCCCAAGGGCTCAATCACCGATGACACCGAACAGGCGATTCTGGTTGGCGAGTTGCTGGTCGAAGGTCAGGGCCGCATCGAACCCGCCGTGCTTGCCCAACGCTTGATCGAATGGGAAGCACAGATGCAGGCCAAAGGCTCGCAGGACTTGCTCGGCCCGTCGACCAAACGCGCCATCGAGATGATCCTCGCCGGGCATTCCCCGGAAGAAGCCGGGCGCTACGGCACTACCAACGGCGCGGCGATGCGCATCACCCCGGTGGGAATAGCTGCGAACGTGGCCGATCCGCAGCGCTTCATTGCGGCAGTGGTGCAAGCCTGTCAGGTGACTCACAACACCACGTTGGGGATTTCCAGCGCGGCGGCGGTGGCGGCGGTGGTCTCGGCCGGAATCAATGGCGTCGATCTGGGCGAGGCGCTGAACCTCGGCCAGCAGATTGCCCAGCAAGCCGAAGTCCACGGGCACTGGGTCGCCGGTGGGCGCATCGCCTCACGGATCAGTTGGGCGCGCAGCATCAGTGTCGACAGTGACAAAACACTGCTCGCCGATCTGCTCTATGACGTGATCGGTACATCGGTGGCGTCGCAGGAGTCGGTGGTGGTTTCATTCGCGCTGGCGCAACAAGTGGCCATTGGCGAGATGAGCGCTTTTGACGCGGTGTGCATGGCCGCCAGCCTGGGTGGCGACACCGATACCATCGCGGCGATTCTCGGCGCCATGCTCGGGGCCTGCCTGGGGCTTGAGTGCTGGCCGGTACAGATGATCGAGACGGTGAAAGCGGTTAATCAACTTGAGCTCGAGCCATTGGTGCAGGGGCTTTTGGCCTTGCGTTGACTGGCTGGCCTCTTCGCGAGCAGGCTCGCTCCCACAATTGGAATGCATTTCCTTGTGGGAGCGAGCCTGCTCGCGAAAGGGGCGGCGCATTTCTAAAGAATTCACACAGCAATGGATCGCACAGACAGGCCTCGGAAGGCCGGTTGTCTTGTCGTTTTGCATCATTGCCACAACCATAAAAAAGGCAAACAGGAGCATCTTCATGAGTTCATCAACCGCCGGGCAAAGCGTCGGGCAACTGGAAACCCGCGGCATCGAGCCGGTGCCGGAAGCCGAGTGCAACGGTCATCCGCTGCAGCTGTTCTGGGTCTGGTTTGCCGCCAATATTTCCATTCTCGGCCTGCCGCTGGGCGCCACGCTGGTGGCGTTTCGCGGGCTGGCGATCTGGCAGGCGATCATCGTCGCGATCCTCGGGGCCGCCGGTTCGTTTGCGGTGGTCGGCATCATTTCGATTGCCGGACGTCGTGGCCGCGCGCCGAGCCTGACGCTGTCGCGGGCGATCTTCGGCGTACGCGGCAACATCGGCCCGACGCTGGTTTCGCTGATGTCGCGTCTGGGTTGGGAAACCGTCAACACCACCACCGCGGCGTTCGTACTGCTGTCGCTGTGTTCGATCCTGTTCGGCTCGCCGGTCGAGGCGAAAAGCGCGCCGGTACTGACGCTGATCTTTATCGCCATCTTCGTCCTGCTGACGTTGGCGGTGTCCGGGCTCGGCCACGCGACACTGCTGGTGATCCAGAAGTGGGCGACCTACGTGTTCGGCGCGCTGAACATTCTCGTCGGCGGCTTCCTCTGCGCGACCATCGACTGGAGTGCGGTGTTCAACGCCACGCCGGCGCCGCTGAGCGCGATGATCATCGGTATCGGCACCATGGCTGCCGGCACCGGCATCGGCTGGGCCAACGCCGGCGCCGACATGTCGCGCTATCAGCACCGCAGCGTCAAGGCTGTGCGTCTGGTGGCGTCGGCGGCATTCGGCGCGGGCATTCCGCTGGTGCTGCTGATCACCCTCGGCGGCTTGCTCTCGGTGGGCAACAATGACCTGGCTTCGGCGACTGACCCGATCGTGGCGATCCGCGACATGCTGCCCACC
Protein-coding sequences here:
- a CDS encoding DUF4823 domain-containing protein, producing MRSLVLLLAVLALGGCMNVSDMAEGTRYHMSDAGLLDHSDSRRVNNIRIQPDSFIFIAQGAFAPPGGSYPRPNVVAEEAFKGFVEYFPMVRRARAPEGLDQAMGEARDAGAHYLLYTRFAKADDRIGNSDEWLDQEAVDRLGIDGGVIQIMLIETSTQYLIDTARIKSRGGLLTFHDSKPEDLIGPPLAQYARSLLGIGDQ
- a CDS encoding SDR family oxidoreductase, with the translated sequence MGEALTLPAVPPTPKGERLKNKVVLLTGAAQGIGEAIVAAFASQQARLLISDIQADKVEQVAAHWRAQGHDVQALKVDVSNQQDLHALARRAVELHGRIDVLVNCAGVNVFRDPLQMTEEDWHRCFAIDLDGAWYGCKAVLPQMIEQGVGSIINIASTHSSHIIPGCFPYPVAKHGLLGLTRALGIEYAAKGIRVNAIAPGYIETQLNVDYWNGFADPHAERQRAFDLHPPKRIGQPLEVAMTAVFLASDEAPFINASCITIDGGRSVMYHD
- a CDS encoding SMP-30/gluconolactonase/LRE family protein; the protein is MTCTALTQHRALLGEGPFWDAPTQALYWVDIAGKQALRLIGQNVQIWQMPEHISAFIPCASGDALVTLSSGVYRLDLESPGLEPRLTLFCVADPQPGNRPNEARCDALGRLWLGTMQNNIGEHGEDLPIVRRSGGLFRVDPDQRVTPLLLGLGIPNTLLWSDDGTTLLFGESLDSTLNRYFIRTDGSLDAPQVFYSSDQHGGPDGSAMDAEGYVWNARWDGSCLLRLTPDGQVDRRIDLPVSRPTSCVFGGEDLKTLYITSAKSPLNHPLDGAVLSMRVDVAGKLCTRFAG
- a CDS encoding purine-cytosine permease family protein; this encodes MSSSTAGQSVGQLETRGIEPVPEAECNGHPLQLFWVWFAANISILGLPLGATLVAFRGLAIWQAIIVAILGAAGSFAVVGIISIAGRRGRAPSLTLSRAIFGVRGNIGPTLVSLMSRLGWETVNTTTAAFVLLSLCSILFGSPVEAKSAPVLTLIFIAIFVLLTLAVSGLGHATLLVIQKWATYVFGALNILVGGFLCATIDWSAVFNATPAPLSAMIIGIGTMAAGTGIGWANAGADMSRYQHRSVKAVRLVASAAFGAGIPLVLLITLGGLLSVGNNDLASATDPIVAIRDMLPTWMAVPYLITAFGGLLLSNNLSVYSAGLTTLTLGLKVKRVYAVVVDIVAIFAGSIYFMLIADSFYGPFITFISLLAVPITAWVGIFVVDLIHRHYYSPKDLLDVSPSSAYWYRGGIEWRAFGAWAIAIVLGFSFTTIGTTAENVWFNGFLSDSWLGHNGLGWIVTFVVAGGLYLILGGAKDRRAAQPENAHA
- the araH gene encoding L-arabinose ABC transporter permease AraH, with protein sequence MTTQNETLPTERKPLDLRRFLDDWVMLLAAIGIFVACTLLIDNFLSPLNMRGLGLAISTTGIAACTMLYCLASGHFDLSVGSVIACAGVVAAVVMRDTNSVFLGVSAALVMGLIVGLINGIVIAKLRVNALITTLATMQIVRGLAYIFANGKAVGVSQESFFVFGNGQLFGVPVPILITIVCFLFFGWLLNYTTYGRNTMAIGGNQEAALLAGVNVDRTKIIIFAVHGVIGALAGVILASRMTSGQPMIGQGFELTVISACVLGGVSLSGGIGMIRHVIAGVLILAIIENAMNLKNIDTFYQYVIRGSILLLAVVIDRLKQR
- the araG gene encoding L-arabinose ABC transporter ATP-binding protein AraG is translated as MHAQVQTQEQQHGASGSLRFNGIGKTFPGVKALDGISFVAHPGQVHALMGENGAGKSTLLKILGGAYIPSSGELQIGEQAMAFKSTADSIGSGVAVIHQELHLVPEMTVAENLFLGHLPASFGLINRSELRQKALNCLKGLADEIDPQTKVGRLSLGQRQLVEIAKALSRGAHVIAFDEPTSSLSAREIDRLMAIIGRLRDEGKVVLYVSHRMEEVFRICDAVTVFKDGRYVRTFEDMSQLTHDQLVTCMVGRDIQDIYDYRHRPRGAVALKVDGLLGPGLREPISFEAHKGEILGLFGLVGAGRTELFRLLSGLERNTAGRLELRGHELKLRSPRDAIAAGILLCPEDRKKEGIIPLASVAENINISARGAHSGLGCLIRGLWEKGNADKQIKALKVKTPHAGQQIKFLSGGNQQKAILGRWLSMPMKVLLLDEPTRGIDIGAKAEIYQIIHNLAADGISVIVVSSDLMEVMGISDRILVLCEGALRGEVSRDQANESNLLQLALPRHRADGVAN
- a CDS encoding DUF1285 domain-containing protein codes for the protein MSDPQTANDLLGQIPKTKGLPPVHLWNPDFCGDIDMRIARDGTWYYLGTPIGRKPMVKLFSTIIRRDGDDYFLITPVEKVGIRVDDAPFVAVAVEVEGEGETQLLRFTTNVEEITEAGPEHPIRVEIDPETQEPAPYVHVRSNLEALIHRNVFYQLVELAVSREIDGQRWLGVWSGGEFFRIGLEP
- a CDS encoding FadR/GntR family transcriptional regulator — its product is MSSSFHASTVDWLGSWIAAGQVKPGQTIKVEADLGEQLGVSRTVIREAIKTLVAKGMLEVGPKVGTRVLPVRRWNLFDPQVVGWLSRNGLPENFVDDLLDLRRTIEPMAVRWACERATPEQIEAVQLAFNALERAVDSGIDYNRADQAFHECILAASHNQFIEQMVPALGALLAVSFEVSAADPDELRRTLPIHKDMADAIAARDSTRGVWACMTLIDNADLAIKRFYPKVMADRKAS
- a CDS encoding GntR family transcriptional regulator, whose translation is MIRQVRFDKKQRVVDELVRRIESGLMEDGFLLPGEHQLAQEFQVSRGTLREALAELKRRKYIATQSGVGSIVTFDGVALDQRSGWAQALADSGALINTEVLRLEAVTRPDLLVRFGTDQFITLDRRRRATDGTLVSLERALMPANGGLESLPRVGLIDNSLTITLAAYGYIGERGDQWIGAEPLSAEDAELLGRPAGTVFLKALRTTYDRQNRFMEQVESLLDPVHFRLHLQFGESK
- a CDS encoding substrate-binding domain-containing protein gives rise to the protein MKRRFGIRILCSTALAVTAFSLSSALLAADAVKIGFLVKQAEEPWFQTEWAFAEKAAKDKGFELIKIAVPDGEKTLSAIDSLAANGAKGFVICPPDVSLGPAIMAKAKINDLKVIAVDDRFVDANGKFMEDVPYLGMAAFEVGQKQGAAMAAEAKKRNWDWKDTYAVVNTYNELDTGKKRTDGSVDALKKAGMPEDHILFAALKTLDVPGSMDATNSALVKLPGAAKNLIIGGMNDNTVLGGVRATEAAGFAASNVIGIGINGTDAIGELKKPNSGFFGSMLPSPHIEGYKTAEMMYEWITAGKEPPKYTAMDDVTLITRENFKQELEKIGLWN
- a CDS encoding ADP-ribosylglycohydrolase family protein encodes the protein MTALNRALGAFYGLALGDALGMPTQSLDRETIKARFGQITDLQDAGPLQPIAANMPKGSITDDTEQAILVGELLVEGQGRIEPAVLAQRLIEWEAQMQAKGSQDLLGPSTKRAIEMILAGHSPEEAGRYGTTNGAAMRITPVGIAANVADPQRFIAAVVQACQVTHNTTLGISSAAAVAAVVSAGINGVDLGEALNLGQQIAQQAEVHGHWVAGGRIASRISWARSISVDSDKTLLADLLYDVIGTSVASQESVVVSFALAQQVAIGEMSAFDAVCMAASLGGDTDTIAAILGAMLGACLGLECWPVQMIETVKAVNQLELEPLVQGLLALR